One region of Rattus norvegicus strain BN/NHsdMcwi chromosome 13, GRCr8, whole genome shotgun sequence genomic DNA includes:
- the Rd3 gene encoding protein RD3 isoform X1 — translation MSLIPWLRWNDTPPRLSARSPAEMVLETLMMELAGQMREVERQQRERRSAVRKICTGVDYSWLASAPRPTYDISPGERLQLEDVCAKIHPSYCGPAILRFRQLLAEREPEVQEVARLFRSVLQEALEKMKQEEEAHKLTRQWSLRPRGSLSSFKTRARIAPFASDIRTISEDVERDAPPPPRTWSMPEFRAPQAD, via the exons ATGTCCCTCATCCCATGGCTCCGGTGGAACGACACCCCTCCCCGGCTCTCAGCCCGGAGCCCGGCAGAGATGGTGCTGGAGACACTCATGATGGAGCTGGCCGGGCAGATGAGAGAGGTGGAGCGGCAACAGAGGGAGCGTCGCAGTGCGGTTAGGAAGATCTGCACGGGTGTGGACTACAGCTGGCTGGCCAGCGCGCCCAGACCCACCTATGACATCAGCCCTGGTGAGCGGCTGCAGCTGGAGGATGTATGTGCCAAGATCCACCCATCCTACTGTGGGCCTGCCATCCTCAG GTTCCGACAGCTGCTGGCGGAACGAGAGCCCGAGGTGCAGGAGGTGGCGCGGCTGTTCCGCTCTGTGTTGCAGGAGGCCCTGGAGAagatgaagcaggaggaggaggcccATAAGCTGACTCGTCAGTGGAGCTTGAGGCCCCGCGGCAGCCTGTCGTCTTTTAAGACCCGCGCTCGCATCGCGCCCTTCGCCAGTGACATCCGGACCATCTCGGAGGACGTGGAGCGCGACGCGCCACCCCCGCCGCGCACCTGGAGCATGCCGGAGTTCAGGGCGCCCCAGGCCGACTGA
- the Rd3 gene encoding protein RD3 isoform X2: MSLIPWLRWNDTPPRLSARSPAEMVLETLMMELAGQMREVERQQRERRSAVRKICTGVDYSWLASAPRPTYDISPGSDSCWRNESPRCRRWRGCSALCCRRPWRR, translated from the exons ATGTCCCTCATCCCATGGCTCCGGTGGAACGACACCCCTCCCCGGCTCTCAGCCCGGAGCCCGGCAGAGATGGTGCTGGAGACACTCATGATGGAGCTGGCCGGGCAGATGAGAGAGGTGGAGCGGCAACAGAGGGAGCGTCGCAGTGCGGTTAGGAAGATCTGCACGGGTGTGGACTACAGCTGGCTGGCCAGCGCGCCCAGACCCACCTATGACATCAGCCCTG GTTCCGACAGCTGCTGGCGGAACGAGAGCCCGAGGTGCAGGAGGTGGCGCGGCTGTTCCGCTCTGTGTTGCAGGAGGCCCTGGAGAagatga